The Ralstonia wenshanensis genome includes a region encoding these proteins:
- a CDS encoding D-glycero-alpha-D-manno-heptose-1,7-bisphosphate 7-phosphatase, producing MALMRAPLRLRPSPAVFLDKDGTLLEDVPYNVDPARIALAPGAGEGLRMLAATGLPLIVVSNQPGVALGYFSKEALDAVAMRLGELFALHGATLSGFYFCPHAPAADGGIHCACRKPADGLLRQAAAAHGLTLQGSWMIGDILNDVEAGRRAGCQTILIANGNETLWQPGPLRVPDYIVGRFDEAAAIVIAQQGWHAAHAQHLRAVA from the coding sequence ATGGCCCTGATGCGCGCGCCGTTGCGGCTGAGACCAAGCCCCGCCGTCTTTCTCGACAAGGACGGCACGCTGCTCGAAGACGTGCCCTACAACGTCGACCCCGCGCGCATCGCATTGGCACCCGGGGCGGGAGAAGGCCTGCGCATGCTGGCCGCCACCGGCCTGCCGCTCATCGTGGTCAGCAACCAGCCCGGCGTGGCGCTGGGCTACTTTTCCAAGGAGGCGCTCGACGCCGTAGCCATGCGGCTGGGCGAGCTGTTCGCGCTGCACGGTGCCACGCTCAGCGGCTTCTACTTCTGCCCGCACGCGCCGGCAGCCGATGGTGGCATCCACTGCGCCTGCCGCAAGCCGGCCGATGGCCTGTTGCGCCAGGCAGCGGCCGCACACGGCCTCACGCTGCAAGGCTCGTGGATGATCGGCGACATCCTCAACGACGTGGAGGCCGGCCGGCGCGCGGGGTGCCAGACCATCCTGATCGCCAATGGCAACGAGACGCTGTGGCAGCCGGGGCCGCTGCGCGTACCGGACTACATCGTCGGGCGCTTTGACGAGGCGGCTGCCATCGTGATTGCACAGCAGGGCTGGCACGCGGCCCACGCGCAACACCTGAGGGCGGTCGCATGA
- a CDS encoding glycosyltransferase family 9 protein codes for MTPAAELLRGARRIAVFRALQLGDMLCAVPALHALRAAAPQAHITLVGLPWACQFQQRYADLLDDFVAFPGGEGFPEAGPADADATHAFYAGMRARCLDVAVQLHGSGPQSTEVVRQFGAHHVFGFQPSGVIARHANAGLLPWPTQLPEAQRLLALLNHLGAPAVPATPDFPLGRDDYAEALALLRHQALDRDRLVCLHPGARMPTRRWWPERFAAVADTLIVSGFHVAFTGAPSEAALVEEVRGHMRQRSASVVGQTSLGGLAALLRLARLLICNDTGVSHVAAAVRAPSLVIACGSDVERWAPADRTLHRVLAAHPPCRPCMHWTCPTDHECARDVTVHQVLDAAYAALFDPDVHLRASHAPQPADTPTASHTTENSTS; via the coding sequence ATGACGCCCGCTGCTGAACTCCTGCGCGGCGCACGCCGCATTGCCGTCTTCCGCGCCTTGCAACTGGGCGACATGCTGTGCGCCGTGCCAGCGCTGCATGCGTTGCGGGCCGCTGCGCCACAGGCGCATATCACGCTGGTCGGTCTGCCGTGGGCGTGCCAGTTTCAACAGCGCTATGCCGATCTGCTCGACGACTTTGTCGCCTTTCCGGGCGGCGAGGGCTTTCCGGAAGCCGGGCCCGCCGATGCGGATGCCACACACGCGTTCTATGCCGGGATGCGGGCCCGCTGCCTGGATGTCGCCGTCCAGTTGCACGGCAGCGGGCCGCAATCCACCGAAGTGGTCCGCCAGTTTGGCGCGCACCATGTGTTCGGGTTTCAGCCCAGTGGCGTGATCGCACGGCACGCCAACGCAGGGTTGCTCCCTTGGCCGACGCAGTTGCCCGAGGCGCAACGCCTGCTGGCGTTGCTCAATCACCTGGGGGCACCAGCGGTGCCGGCCACACCGGATTTTCCGCTTGGGCGCGACGACTATGCCGAAGCGCTGGCACTGCTGCGCCATCAAGCCCTGGACCGCGATCGCCTTGTCTGCTTGCACCCCGGCGCCCGCATGCCCACGCGGCGCTGGTGGCCGGAGCGCTTTGCGGCGGTAGCCGACACGCTCATCGTCAGCGGTTTCCATGTGGCGTTCACGGGTGCGCCATCGGAAGCGGCGCTTGTTGAAGAGGTTCGCGGCCACATGCGCCAGCGTTCGGCGTCGGTGGTGGGGCAGACCTCGCTCGGTGGGCTCGCGGCGCTGTTGCGTCTGGCGCGCCTGCTGATCTGCAACGACACCGGCGTCTCGCACGTGGCGGCAGCCGTGCGTGCGCCCAGCCTTGTCATTGCCTGCGGCAGCGACGTGGAGCGCTGGGCGCCGGCGGACCGCACGCTGCACCGCGTGCTGGCGGCACACCCGCCCTGCCGCCCCTGCATGCACTGGACCTGCCCCACGGACCATGAATGCGCGCGCGATGTGACGGTGCACCAGGTGCTGGATGCGGCGTATGCCGCGCTGTTCGACCCCGATGTGCACCTGCGCGCGTCGCACGCGCCGCAGCCAGCCGACACTCCCACCGCATCGCACACGACCGAGAATTCGACCTCATGA
- a CDS encoding SDR family oxidoreductase codes for MTQTDLNSNPNTTPTLRDQVIIVTGAGRGLGAAISRVLSAEGATVVATDHDAGTADRTAAELIAEGSQSHAIALDVGDEAAVRGALDEVVDRFGRLDAVINNAAIDITLPIDELNVEDWDRVVRTNLRGPFLLAKHASVLMRKRASGAIVNIASTASRRAWPNASVYHATKWGLLGLSHALHAELRPHGIKVSAVIAGGMRTPFLLDRFPDIDVNNLQDPANVAAAVRFVLLQPPETVIPEVMVLPMRETSWP; via the coding sequence ATGACCCAGACTGATTTGAATTCCAATCCCAACACCACACCCACACTGCGCGACCAGGTCATCATCGTGACCGGCGCGGGGCGCGGGCTGGGCGCCGCCATCAGCCGCGTGCTCTCTGCCGAAGGCGCCACGGTGGTGGCCACCGATCACGATGCCGGCACCGCGGACCGCACCGCCGCCGAGCTGATCGCCGAGGGCAGCCAGTCGCATGCCATTGCGCTGGACGTGGGCGACGAAGCGGCCGTACGCGGCGCGCTCGATGAAGTGGTCGATCGCTTTGGCCGCTTGGATGCCGTCATCAACAATGCGGCCATCGATATCACGCTGCCCATTGATGAACTGAACGTCGAAGACTGGGACCGCGTGGTGCGCACCAACCTGCGCGGCCCGTTCCTGCTGGCCAAGCACGCCAGCGTGCTGATGCGCAAACGCGCGAGCGGCGCCATCGTCAACATTGCCTCGACCGCATCGCGCCGTGCGTGGCCGAATGCGTCGGTCTACCACGCCACCAAGTGGGGGCTGCTGGGGTTGTCGCATGCGCTGCATGCCGAGCTGCGCCCGCACGGCATCAAGGTCTCTGCCGTGATTGCCGGCGGCATGCGCACGCCGTTCCTGCTCGACCGCTTTCCCGATATTGATGTGAACAATCTGCAGGACCCGGCCAACGTGGCCGCCGCCGTGCGCTTCGTGCTGCTGCAGCCGCCCGAGACCGTGATCCCGGAAGTAATGGTGCTGCCGATGCGGGAGACGTCATGGCCCTGA
- a CDS encoding carbamoyltransferase family protein — translation MEAKPRYTLGINAAYHDSSATLVRDGVVIAAAEDERFTHVKHAKRPVPFSTWQLPYHAIDYCLAEAGIDLARVDQVAYSLDPALLTDLQAQTHIALPLQPSAQMDLPPGAAPWDPLFLSYVLNAPRQLADGAPHHLQARFANVTHTGPFRWSFVEHHLAHEASAFLAAPFDDCAVLTMDGRGERATTSYGLFHNGEYTRLQQVDLPHSLGLLYEEVTDYLGFLRSSDEYKVMALASYGEPRYVDAFHEMVRVETDGRYTVAPLRLEERFGPPRQRGGPMEPRHFDIARSLQQVLEETVLTMSQWLHQATGARNLAMAGGVALNCVMNARIRDRGPFENVWVQPAAGDAGTSLGAALWTDYQTRGNKQRLWKMDHAYLGPSYADEEIEQFLTWSKLPFERLDNIAEQTAELLAQGQVIGWFQGRMEFGPRALGARSILASPIPADMQARLNEIKDREDFRPVAPVVMEERAADWFVGAQSAPFMLFIFDVREDRATQIPAVRHVDGTARVQTVNRRQLPLYYDLLAAFERRTGVPILVNTSFNTRGEPMVCSPRDAVESFWTSPLDALVIGPFLLRKTAVRPDQTQAQEDGAVRNVDGLRRVPGLAGVA, via the coding sequence ATGGAAGCCAAACCGCGCTACACCCTCGGCATCAACGCGGCGTATCACGATTCTTCCGCCACGCTGGTGCGTGACGGTGTGGTGATTGCCGCCGCTGAAGACGAACGCTTCACGCACGTCAAGCACGCCAAGCGGCCGGTGCCCTTTTCCACCTGGCAGCTGCCGTATCACGCCATCGATTACTGCCTGGCCGAAGCCGGTATCGACCTCGCGCGCGTGGATCAGGTCGCCTATTCGCTGGACCCGGCCCTGCTGACCGACCTGCAGGCGCAGACCCATATCGCGCTGCCGCTGCAGCCCTCGGCCCAGATGGATCTGCCCCCCGGCGCCGCGCCGTGGGACCCGCTGTTTCTCTCGTACGTGCTGAACGCCCCGCGCCAGCTTGCCGACGGTGCACCGCATCACCTGCAGGCGCGCTTCGCCAACGTGACGCACACGGGGCCGTTCCGCTGGTCGTTTGTCGAGCACCACCTGGCGCACGAGGCCAGTGCATTCCTGGCAGCCCCGTTCGACGACTGTGCCGTGCTCACCATGGATGGACGCGGCGAGCGCGCAACCACTTCCTACGGCCTCTTCCACAACGGCGAATACACACGCCTGCAGCAAGTGGATCTGCCGCACTCCCTCGGTCTGCTCTATGAAGAGGTGACGGACTACCTGGGCTTTCTACGCTCGTCCGACGAGTACAAGGTGATGGCGCTGGCCTCGTACGGGGAGCCGCGCTATGTCGACGCATTTCACGAGATGGTGCGGGTCGAGACGGACGGCCGCTACACCGTGGCACCGCTGCGCCTGGAAGAGCGCTTCGGCCCGCCGCGCCAACGTGGCGGCCCAATGGAACCGCGCCACTTTGACATCGCCCGTTCGCTCCAGCAGGTGCTGGAAGAGACCGTGCTGACGATGAGCCAGTGGCTGCATCAGGCCACGGGCGCGCGCAACCTGGCCATGGCCGGCGGCGTGGCGCTCAACTGCGTGATGAATGCGCGCATACGCGACCGCGGCCCGTTCGAAAACGTCTGGGTACAACCGGCGGCAGGCGATGCCGGCACGTCGCTTGGCGCAGCGCTATGGACGGACTATCAGACACGCGGCAACAAGCAGCGCCTGTGGAAGATGGACCACGCCTATCTCGGCCCGTCGTATGCCGATGAAGAGATCGAGCAATTCCTCACATGGTCCAAACTGCCGTTCGAGCGCCTGGACAACATTGCCGAGCAGACCGCCGAGCTGCTGGCGCAAGGGCAGGTGATCGGCTGGTTCCAGGGGCGCATGGAGTTCGGCCCGCGCGCCCTGGGTGCGCGTTCGATCCTTGCCTCGCCCATCCCCGCCGACATGCAGGCGCGGCTCAACGAGATCAAGGACCGCGAGGACTTCCGCCCCGTCGCCCCGGTGGTGATGGAAGAGCGCGCCGCCGACTGGTTTGTCGGAGCGCAATCCGCGCCGTTCATGCTGTTCATCTTTGACGTGCGGGAAGACCGCGCCACGCAGATCCCGGCCGTGCGCCATGTTGACGGCACCGCGCGCGTGCAGACCGTCAACCGCAGGCAGCTTCCGCTGTACTACGACCTGCTGGCTGCGTTCGAGCGTCGCACCGGCGTGCCGATCCTGGTGAACACATCGTTCAATACGCGCGGCGAGCCGATGGTCTGCAGCCCACGCGATGCGGTGGAATCGTTCTGGACGTCGCCGCTCGATGCGCTGGTCATCGGGCCGTTCCTGCTGCGCAAGACGGCCGTCCGCCCGGACCAAACGCAAGCACAGGAAGACGGCGCCGTGCGCAATGTCGACGGCCTGCGGCGCGTTCCCGGCCTGGCGGGGGTCGCATGA
- a CDS encoding glycosyltransferase, translating into MNHPTRQRLRILTWHVHGNYLYYLSQVPHDFYLVTRPPDASGRVPPGYAGKVGALPWGDNVHEVPFDAVAGQHFDAVLYQSRAQWESDRLSVLSAAQRALPTIYLEHDPPQEHPTNTRHWVQDPNVLLVHVTPFNALMWDSGITPTRVIEHGVHLPVPARYSGELERGIVVVNHLHKRGRRLGADVFHSLRQRVRLDLVGMGAEEAGGIGEVGNLALPAFCARYRFFFNPIRYTSLGLAVVEAMTIGMPIVGLATTEMSTVIRNGDNGYVDTSPDALAGVMQTLLRDPALARRWGDAARETARTRFGIDRFVADWLNAFATVMENRREAA; encoded by the coding sequence ATGAACCACCCGACGCGACAACGCCTGCGTATCCTGACGTGGCACGTGCACGGCAACTACCTGTACTACCTGTCGCAGGTGCCGCACGACTTCTATCTCGTGACGCGCCCGCCCGACGCCTCAGGGCGGGTGCCGCCGGGTTATGCGGGCAAGGTGGGCGCGCTGCCCTGGGGTGACAACGTGCACGAGGTGCCGTTCGACGCCGTTGCGGGGCAGCACTTCGATGCGGTGCTGTACCAATCCCGCGCGCAATGGGAAAGCGATCGGCTGTCGGTGCTGAGTGCCGCGCAGCGCGCGTTGCCGACGATCTATCTCGAACACGATCCGCCCCAGGAACACCCGACCAACACCCGGCACTGGGTGCAAGACCCCAATGTGCTGCTGGTGCACGTGACGCCATTCAACGCGCTGATGTGGGACAGCGGCATCACGCCAACGCGCGTGATCGAACACGGTGTGCACCTGCCCGTGCCGGCGCGCTACAGCGGCGAACTGGAGCGCGGCATCGTCGTCGTCAATCATCTGCACAAGCGCGGGCGCCGGCTGGGTGCAGACGTGTTCCACTCACTGCGCCAGCGCGTGCGGCTCGATCTGGTCGGCATGGGCGCGGAAGAGGCAGGGGGCATCGGTGAAGTGGGCAATCTCGCCCTGCCCGCCTTCTGCGCGCGCTACCGCTTCTTCTTCAACCCGATCCGCTACACCAGCCTGGGACTGGCCGTGGTGGAAGCCATGACGATCGGCATGCCAATCGTCGGGCTGGCCACCACGGAGATGAGCACCGTCATCCGCAACGGCGACAACGGCTACGTCGATACCAGCCCCGATGCGCTGGCCGGCGTCATGCAGACGCTGTTGCGCGACCCGGCACTTGCCCGCCGCTGGGGCGACGCCGCACGCGAGACGGCGCGCACACGTTTCGGCATAGACCGCTTTGTCGCCGATTGGCTGAACGCATTTGCCACCGTCATGGAAAACAGAAGGGAGGCGGCATGA
- the waaF gene encoding lipopolysaccharide heptosyltransferase II produces MIPAGIPGRRAVWANASRILCVRPDNLGDVVMTTPAFHALKADQQTRHASRHLTLLTSRSGATAAPHLSDIDDVIVCDVPWAKHANAADAERTRALVDTLRDGAFDAAVIFTVHTQNPLPAAMLCFLAGIPLRLAHCRENPYALLTDWIADPDARIAATAPGDVRHEVRRQLDLVQHVTDVAAHLPHRLRFNVRAADRDAVRAKLAERGVPTDTPWIVLHPGATAASRRYPPDRFAHIACTLANRYGCPVLVTGAPTEAELVRQVCLPGLIAGQRVLNLAGALTLGELAALIEGAALLVSNNSGPVHLAAATQTPVVDLYALTNPQHTPWAVPHAVLSHQVPCRYCYRSVCPLGHQACLTGVTEEEVVAAAHPLWQSSRVARALWPAPAMSALPESNAPTPVA; encoded by the coding sequence ATGATCCCAGCCGGCATTCCCGGGCGCCGCGCCGTGTGGGCCAACGCGAGCCGCATCCTGTGTGTGCGGCCCGACAACCTGGGCGACGTGGTGATGACCACGCCCGCCTTCCACGCGCTCAAGGCCGACCAGCAAACGCGCCACGCGAGCCGTCATCTCACGTTGCTGACGTCGCGCTCGGGCGCCACAGCCGCACCGCACCTGTCCGACATCGACGATGTGATCGTCTGCGATGTGCCGTGGGCCAAGCACGCCAACGCGGCCGACGCCGAGCGGACGCGCGCGCTGGTCGACACCCTGCGCGACGGCGCGTTCGACGCTGCGGTCATCTTTACCGTGCACACGCAGAATCCGTTGCCGGCCGCCATGCTGTGCTTTCTGGCGGGCATTCCGCTGCGCCTCGCCCATTGCCGCGAGAACCCGTACGCGTTGCTGACCGACTGGATTGCCGACCCCGATGCACGCATTGCCGCCACCGCCCCTGGCGACGTGCGCCACGAGGTGCGCCGCCAACTGGACCTCGTGCAGCACGTGACCGACGTGGCTGCGCATCTGCCGCATCGGCTGCGCTTCAACGTACGCGCGGCGGACCGCGACGCCGTGCGCGCCAAGCTGGCCGAGCGGGGCGTGCCCACGGATACGCCGTGGATCGTCCTGCACCCGGGCGCGACCGCGGCCTCACGGCGCTATCCGCCCGATCGCTTTGCGCATATCGCCTGCACGCTGGCAAACCGCTATGGCTGCCCGGTGCTGGTGACCGGTGCGCCCACCGAGGCGGAACTGGTGCGGCAGGTGTGCCTGCCGGGGCTGATTGCCGGACAGCGGGTGCTGAACCTGGCCGGCGCGCTCACGCTGGGCGAGCTGGCGGCGCTCATCGAAGGTGCGGCGCTGCTGGTGTCCAACAACAGCGGCCCCGTGCACTTGGCCGCCGCCACGCAGACACCGGTGGTTGATCTCTACGCCCTGACCAATCCGCAGCACACGCCATGGGCTGTACCGCACGCGGTGCTCTCGCACCAGGTGCCTTGCCGCTATTGCTACCGCAGCGTGTGCCCGCTCGGCCATCAGGCTTGCCTGACCGGCGTGACGGAAGAGGAAGTGGTGGCCGCCGCGCACCCGCTATGGCAGTCGTCGCGCGTGGCGCGGGCGTTATGGCCTGCCCCCGCCATGTCTGCGTTGCCTGAATCGAATGCGCCAACGCCGGTCGCCTGA
- a CDS encoding glycosyltransferase family 2 protein, protein MNQPMPFDVSSVTPAQAAPAMSIVIATWRRPQMLQRCLDGLLAQTFDARRLELVVADDGPDDATRAVVDGFAAAAPGWRVRYVPVRETQGPAAARNRGWRAATGDIIAFTDDDTIPAPTWLAEGWRIMTTPEDAGGADGSAPPDAATGAVRMPLPTRPTDYERDASGLTRAEFVTANCFVRRTMLERIGGFDERFRLAWREDSDLQFRILDAGGRIVHAPRALMHHPVRPAPWGVSVSQQRKVFYDALLYKKHPQRYRSRIRPVPPWHYYAMGAAAVIALAALAAHLPWVAAAAAMVWLALTLRFTAMRLRGTAHTARHVLEMFWTSIAIPPLALYWRIRGAWHFRVWFL, encoded by the coding sequence ATGAACCAGCCGATGCCGTTTGACGTGTCGTCAGTGACGCCGGCGCAGGCAGCGCCAGCTATGTCGATCGTCATTGCCACATGGCGGCGGCCGCAGATGCTGCAACGCTGCCTGGACGGCCTGCTGGCCCAGACGTTCGACGCGCGCCGGCTGGAGTTGGTGGTGGCTGACGATGGCCCCGACGACGCCACCCGCGCCGTCGTGGACGGCTTTGCCGCAGCGGCCCCCGGCTGGCGTGTGCGGTACGTGCCCGTGCGCGAAACGCAGGGCCCCGCCGCCGCACGCAACCGCGGCTGGCGCGCCGCCACGGGCGACATCATCGCCTTTACCGACGACGACACCATTCCCGCGCCCACATGGCTGGCCGAAGGCTGGCGCATCATGACCACGCCCGAAGACGCTGGCGGTGCCGACGGAAGCGCACCGCCTGACGCCGCGACCGGCGCTGTGCGCATGCCGTTGCCCACACGCCCCACCGATTACGAACGCGACGCCAGCGGCCTCACCCGCGCCGAATTCGTCACCGCCAACTGCTTCGTGCGGCGCACGATGCTCGAACGCATCGGCGGCTTTGATGAACGCTTTCGGCTGGCGTGGCGTGAAGACTCGGATCTGCAGTTCCGCATCCTGGATGCGGGCGGGCGCATCGTGCACGCACCGCGTGCATTGATGCACCACCCGGTGCGGCCTGCGCCGTGGGGCGTAAGCGTGTCGCAGCAGCGCAAGGTGTTTTACGACGCGCTGCTCTACAAGAAGCATCCGCAGCGCTACCGCTCACGCATCCGTCCGGTGCCGCCATGGCATTACTACGCCATGGGCGCCGCCGCGGTGATTGCGCTCGCTGCGCTGGCTGCGCATCTGCCTTGGGTGGCTGCTGCAGCCGCCATGGTCTGGCTGGCGCTCACGCTGCGCTTCACCGCCATGCGGCTGCGCGGTACCGCACACACCGCGCGGCATGTGCTTGAAATGTTTTGGACATCCATCGCCATTCCGCCGCTGGCGCTGTACTGGCGCATTCGCGGTGCATGGCATTTCCGGGTCTGGTTCCTATGA
- a CDS encoding glycosyltransferase family 4 protein has translation MRIAMVSEHASPLADLGGVDCGGQNVYVRHVARQLARLGHRVDVFTRRERPWDPEVVPFDSGCRVVHVPAGPAAVLPKEALLPHMHAFGRHLLNHCARAQASGEGYDVIHANFFMSGLASLAASARLHLPLVMTFHALGRVRRLHQGSADGFPDARFAIEETLVQRADRVIAECPQDQADLETLYRARAEQIDVVPCGFDASEFAPIDRAQARRRLGVPADAFVVLQLGRMVARKGVDNVIEAIGKLPPDARKRVRLYVVGGNTVAPDVAATPELGRLQAIAERAGVSAQTTFVGKRGRADLRAWYSACDVFVSTPWYEPFGITPVEAMACGRAVIGADVGGIRSTVRHERTGFLVPPKDPQALAARLLQLIQQPDLCRELGQAGLVRARMLYTWLGVAGQLERAYLKAIDTHARSVGRMTDAAPSANAAALAGLAA, from the coding sequence ATGCGCATCGCCATGGTCAGTGAACACGCATCGCCACTCGCCGACCTGGGCGGTGTCGACTGCGGCGGACAAAACGTCTACGTGCGCCATGTCGCGCGCCAGCTTGCACGGCTGGGCCACCGTGTCGATGTCTTCACGCGCCGCGAGCGCCCGTGGGACCCAGAGGTGGTGCCGTTTGATAGCGGATGCCGTGTCGTCCACGTACCGGCCGGGCCGGCTGCCGTGCTGCCCAAGGAAGCGCTGCTGCCGCACATGCACGCCTTTGGCCGCCACCTGCTGAACCACTGCGCGCGCGCCCAGGCCAGCGGTGAGGGTTACGACGTCATCCACGCCAACTTCTTCATGTCGGGCCTCGCATCGCTGGCAGCGTCCGCGCGGTTGCACCTGCCGTTGGTCATGACCTTCCACGCGCTCGGCCGCGTGCGCCGGTTGCACCAGGGCAGCGCCGATGGCTTTCCTGATGCGCGCTTCGCGATTGAAGAAACGCTGGTGCAGCGCGCCGATCGTGTCATTGCCGAATGCCCGCAAGATCAGGCTGATCTGGAAACGCTCTACCGCGCGCGCGCCGAGCAGATCGACGTGGTGCCGTGCGGCTTCGACGCGAGCGAGTTTGCTCCGATTGACCGCGCGCAAGCGCGACGCCGGCTGGGCGTGCCGGCCGACGCGTTTGTCGTGCTGCAACTCGGCCGCATGGTGGCGCGCAAGGGCGTGGACAACGTCATCGAGGCCATCGGCAAGCTGCCGCCCGATGCCCGTAAGCGCGTGCGCCTGTATGTGGTGGGCGGCAACACCGTCGCGCCGGACGTGGCCGCCACGCCTGAACTCGGCCGCCTGCAAGCCATTGCCGAGCGCGCCGGCGTGAGCGCGCAGACCACCTTTGTCGGCAAGCGCGGCCGCGCCGATCTGCGCGCCTGGTATAGCGCCTGCGATGTGTTTGTGAGCACGCCGTGGTACGAGCCGTTCGGCATCACGCCGGTGGAGGCCATGGCATGCGGGCGTGCCGTCATTGGTGCCGACGTGGGCGGCATCCGATCGACCGTTCGGCATGAGCGCACCGGCTTCCTTGTGCCGCCCAAGGACCCGCAAGCCTTGGCCGCACGCCTGCTGCAGCTGATACAGCAACCCGACCTGTGCCGCGAGCTAGGGCAGGCCGGACTGGTGCGCGCCCGCATGCTCTACACGTGGCTGGGTGTGGCCGGACAGCTTGAACGCGCCTACCTCAAAGCCATCGACACCCACGCGCGCTCCGTGGGCCGCATGACCGACGCCGCGCCCAGTGCCAACGCTGCCGCGCTGGCGGGGCTCGCAGCCTGA